The following are encoded together in the Deltaproteobacteria bacterium genome:
- a CDS encoding aminopeptidase P family protein, protein MYTLTPAEEIRDRVTKLQGRLKAAALDAAFIVQNADLFYFAGSIQQGILVVPAEADPVYFVRRVHERAVEESPLPEIRKIASPKEVTAHFAAKGVSFAKVGFELDVLPVGTFLRFQQLFPGAKAEDVSGILREIRAVKSPHEAAILRDCGSRLAGILSGARDRIRPGVTEMALQGALQGEAIGGGHTTITRMRAFNQDTGLGCVISGPDAAVPSYADFPTAGKGLSPYSPAGQGYRAFRSSEPILVDIMWAQNGYLVDMARTYSIGKMAPKMEDAYAKSVAVLRAIEAKIRPGAAAGELYEAGLSVAASSPYAENFMGAPGYNTKFIGHGVGIEVDEIPFIAKGAPTVLEPGMVFALEPKFVFPGEGAVGLENCYLVTGSGFDTLTPLSEDVIRCGG, encoded by the coding sequence CTTCTACTTCGCCGGCTCGATCCAGCAGGGGATCCTCGTGGTGCCGGCGGAGGCGGACCCGGTCTACTTCGTCCGCCGGGTGCACGAGCGCGCGGTGGAGGAGTCGCCGCTCCCCGAGATCCGCAAGATCGCAAGCCCGAAGGAGGTCACCGCCCACTTCGCCGCCAAAGGCGTATCGTTCGCGAAGGTCGGGTTCGAGCTCGACGTCCTCCCGGTCGGGACCTTCCTCCGATTCCAGCAGCTGTTCCCCGGTGCGAAGGCCGAGGATGTCTCCGGCATCCTCCGTGAAATCCGCGCCGTGAAATCCCCCCACGAGGCGGCGATCCTCCGCGACTGCGGCTCCAGACTGGCCGGCATCCTGTCGGGCGCCCGGGACAGGATCCGCCCTGGGGTGACCGAGATGGCGCTGCAGGGGGCGCTGCAGGGGGAGGCGATCGGCGGCGGGCACACGACCATCACACGGATGCGCGCCTTCAACCAGGATACGGGACTGGGGTGCGTGATCTCCGGGCCGGACGCGGCGGTCCCCTCGTACGCCGACTTCCCGACCGCGGGGAAGGGGCTCTCCCCATACTCCCCCGCCGGGCAGGGGTACCGGGCGTTCCGTTCGAGCGAACCGATCCTCGTGGACATCATGTGGGCCCAGAACGGGTATCTCGTGGACATGGCCCGGACCTACAGCATCGGGAAGATGGCCCCGAAGATGGAGGACGCGTACGCGAAGTCGGTCGCCGTCCTGCGCGCCATCGAGGCGAAGATCCGCCCGGGCGCCGCCGCCGGGGAGCTCTACGAAGCCGGTCTATCCGTTGCCGCCTCCTCCCCGTACGCCGAGAACTTCATGGGGGCGCCGGGGTATAATACGAAGTTCATCGGGCACGGCGTGGGGATCGAAGTGGACGAGATCCCCTTCATCGCGAAGGGGGCGCCCACCGTGCTCGAACCCGGCATGGTCTTCGCCCTCGAGCCGAAATTCGTTTTTCCGGGCGAGGGGGCCGTGGGGCTGGAGAACTGCTACCTCGTGACCGGATCCGGGTTCGATACGCTCACCCCGCTTTCGGAAGACGTCATCCGGTGCGGCGGGTGA